The Phaenicophaeus curvirostris isolate KB17595 chromosome 27, BPBGC_Pcur_1.0, whole genome shotgun sequence genome has a segment encoding these proteins:
- the LETM2 gene encoding LETM1 domain-containing protein LETM2, mitochondrial isoform X1, whose protein sequence is MAACGCGAIRGLVRASFRGSHLLVHSSPPYAPAAAFVHLLGSHFHWTCSQANWPLLHHAWLGPALPPSLPRAVPAFHTAACLHQELQDKPLPRCSAVNQGSKLAKTPTEQAIETPLGKKPLRQRIVDELKHYYNGFHLLWIDTKVAARMVWRLLHGQVLTRRERRRLLRTCADLFRLVPFLVFIIVPFMEFLLPVFLKLFPEMLPSTFETESKREEKQKKKLNAKLELAKFLRETITEMAKRNKADTGQGKQFSSYVHQIRYTGHQPSTQEIVRFSKLFEDELTLEHLERSQLVALCKLLELQPIGTNNLLRFQLLLRLRTIKADDEMIAREGVNGLSVSELQSACRARGMRSLGLSEEQLKEQLGQWLDLHLKENVPPSLLLLSRALYLIDVKPQSVPIPQNKRGKAAETATSVPEGQETLVDPAPVVQGRKNEDFVSQLTDKLPISTVSIQPPPRERSDSLENRPTPKASQLKAGCYQHFNCDSQLSQQRSHSLRTAAIIVQHS, encoded by the exons ATGGCTGCCTGCGGGTGCGGCGCGATCCGCGGGCTGGTCCGGGCGAG TTTCAGAGGCTCCCACCTCCTTGTGCACTCCAGTCCTCCGTAcgctccagcagctgcttttgtcCACCTACTGGGTTCTCATTTCCACTGGACTTGCTCACAAGCCAACTGGCCACTGCTGCACCATGCATGGCtgggccctgccctgcctccctCACTGCCTAGAGCTGTGCCAGCATTTCACACAGCTGCCTGCTTGCATCAGGAGCTCCAGGACAAACCTCTGCCCCGCTGCAGTGCCGTAAACCAGGGCAGTAAGCTGGCTAAAACCCCAACAGAACAAGCCATAGAGACACCCCTGGGGAAGAAGCCTTTACGCCAGAGAATCGTGGATGAACTGAAGCACTATTACAATGGATTCCACCTGCTCTGGATTGACACCAAGGTGGCTGCCAGGATGGTGTGGAGGCTGTTACATGGCCAGGTCCTCACACGGAGGGAGAGACGAAGG CTGCTAAGAACCTGCGCAGATCTCTTCCGGCTGGTTCCCTTCCTGGTGTTCATCATTGTCCCCTTCATGGAGTTCCTGTTACCTGTATTCCTGAAGCTCTTTCCTGAAATGCTGCCTTCGACATTTGAGACTGAATCAAAAAGG gaagaaaagcagaaaaagaaattaaatgcaaagcTGGAGCTGGCAAAGTTCCTGCGGGAGACGATTACAGAGATGGCCAAAAGGAACAAAGCggatacaggacaagggaaacaATTCTCCTCTTATGTGCACCAG ATCCGTTACACTGGccatcagcccagcacccaGGAGATCGTACGCTTCTCCAAGCTGTTTGAGGATGAGCTGACACTGGAGCACTTGGAACGGTCGCAACTGGTAGCTCTTTGCAAATTGCTTGAGCTGCAGCCCATCGGCACCAACAACCTGCTCCGCTTTCAGCTTCTGCTGAGACTCAGAACTATCAAGGCAGATGACGAA ATGATTGCCAGGGAAGGAGTCAATGGCCTAAGTGTGTCTGAGCTGCAGAGTGCATGCAGAGCCAGAGGAATGCGGTCATTGGGTCTCTCGGAAGAGCAACTAAAAGAACAGCTTGGACAG TGGCTGGATCTGCATTTAAAAGAGAACGTTCCaccttctctgcttctgctttcccGTGCCTTATACTTAATAGATGTAAAGCCACAATCTGTTCCCATTCCACAAAATAAG AGAGGCAAAGCTGCTGAAACGGCGACATCTGTTCCTGAAGGTCAAGAGACCCTGGTGGATCCTGCCCCTGTTGTGCAGGGAAGAAAG AATGAAGACTTTGTATCTCAGCTGACAGACAAACTGCCCATCTCCACAGTGTCCATTCAGCCTCCCCCGAGAGAG AGGTCAGACAGCCTTGAGAACCGTCCCACTCCCAAAGCCAGTCAGCTCAAGGCTGGGTGTTATCAGCACTTTAACTGTGACTCCCAACTTTCACAGCAGCGCAGCCACAGCCTGCGGACGGCAGCTATCATTGTACAGCATTCGTAG
- the LETM2 gene encoding LETM1 domain-containing protein LETM2, mitochondrial isoform X2 — protein sequence MAACGCGAIRGLVRASFRGSHLLVHSSPPYAPAAAFVHLLGSHFHWTCSQANWPLLHHAWLGPALPPSLPRAVPAFHTAACLHQELQDKPLPRCSAVNQGSKLAKTPTEQAIETPLGKKPLRQRIVDELKHYYNGFHLLWIDTKVAARMVWRLLHGQVLTRRERRRLLRTCADLFRLVPFLVFIIVPFMEFLLPVFLKLFPEMLPSTFETESKREEKQKKKLNAKLELAKFLRETITEMAKRNKADTGQGKQFSSYVHQIRYTGHQPSTQEIVRFSKLFEDELTLEHLERSQLVALCKLLELQPIGTNNLLRFQLLLRLRTIKADDEMIAREGVNGLSVSELQSACRARGMRSLGLSEEQLKEQLGQWLDLHLKENVPPSLLLLSRALYLIDVKPQSVPIPQNKRGKAAETATSVPEGQETLVDPAPVVQGRKNEDFVSQLTDKLPISTVSIQPPPRETKMEASQSSKAGANGV from the exons ATGGCTGCCTGCGGGTGCGGCGCGATCCGCGGGCTGGTCCGGGCGAG TTTCAGAGGCTCCCACCTCCTTGTGCACTCCAGTCCTCCGTAcgctccagcagctgcttttgtcCACCTACTGGGTTCTCATTTCCACTGGACTTGCTCACAAGCCAACTGGCCACTGCTGCACCATGCATGGCtgggccctgccctgcctccctCACTGCCTAGAGCTGTGCCAGCATTTCACACAGCTGCCTGCTTGCATCAGGAGCTCCAGGACAAACCTCTGCCCCGCTGCAGTGCCGTAAACCAGGGCAGTAAGCTGGCTAAAACCCCAACAGAACAAGCCATAGAGACACCCCTGGGGAAGAAGCCTTTACGCCAGAGAATCGTGGATGAACTGAAGCACTATTACAATGGATTCCACCTGCTCTGGATTGACACCAAGGTGGCTGCCAGGATGGTGTGGAGGCTGTTACATGGCCAGGTCCTCACACGGAGGGAGAGACGAAGG CTGCTAAGAACCTGCGCAGATCTCTTCCGGCTGGTTCCCTTCCTGGTGTTCATCATTGTCCCCTTCATGGAGTTCCTGTTACCTGTATTCCTGAAGCTCTTTCCTGAAATGCTGCCTTCGACATTTGAGACTGAATCAAAAAGG gaagaaaagcagaaaaagaaattaaatgcaaagcTGGAGCTGGCAAAGTTCCTGCGGGAGACGATTACAGAGATGGCCAAAAGGAACAAAGCggatacaggacaagggaaacaATTCTCCTCTTATGTGCACCAG ATCCGTTACACTGGccatcagcccagcacccaGGAGATCGTACGCTTCTCCAAGCTGTTTGAGGATGAGCTGACACTGGAGCACTTGGAACGGTCGCAACTGGTAGCTCTTTGCAAATTGCTTGAGCTGCAGCCCATCGGCACCAACAACCTGCTCCGCTTTCAGCTTCTGCTGAGACTCAGAACTATCAAGGCAGATGACGAA ATGATTGCCAGGGAAGGAGTCAATGGCCTAAGTGTGTCTGAGCTGCAGAGTGCATGCAGAGCCAGAGGAATGCGGTCATTGGGTCTCTCGGAAGAGCAACTAAAAGAACAGCTTGGACAG TGGCTGGATCTGCATTTAAAAGAGAACGTTCCaccttctctgcttctgctttcccGTGCCTTATACTTAATAGATGTAAAGCCACAATCTGTTCCCATTCCACAAAATAAG AGAGGCAAAGCTGCTGAAACGGCGACATCTGTTCCTGAAGGTCAAGAGACCCTGGTGGATCCTGCCCCTGTTGTGCAGGGAAGAAAG AATGAAGACTTTGTATCTCAGCTGACAGACAAACTGCCCATCTCCACAGTGTCCATTCAGCCTCCCCCGAGAGAG ACTAAAATGGAAGCGTCTCAGAGCAGCAAGGCCGGTGCCAACGGAGTCTAG